Sequence from the Thunnus maccoyii chromosome 11, fThuMac1.1, whole genome shotgun sequence genome:
TCATTTATGTTGGATTTTCACGGATTTGTTTCTATTAGTAACAGCTACACTCAAGTTAACAACACGTTATGAAAGGCAGGattaacatcatttttattGGTAGAATACATGAGACTTGTCAGACTAGACTGTGAACTTCTGGGCCCCCCGAGCAAAGACGAGGTCATCATCAATTATAgaactgaaaattaaaatgaaaaacattttaacaaggtCTGAGTTGCAAAGCAGCGAATCTATTCTTTAAAGCTCTATGTgataaaaaatgctttttttcctcctctctgttttgtccaaccaaatTTCAATTTCAGAATATACAATTCAAACTCAGAGAACAAACAGCAAGACTCTTTCACCTTTGTTCAAAGTCTGTGagaatgacaaacaaaacaaggtgTCAAGGTTATATATTacctgtttgttaaaaaaactaCCTCACCTGCTCCAGGTAAAGTTGGCGGGAGGGTTGGCTTCAGTTACACATTGAAATGAGTTATCTGATCCACTGATACTCACTTCCATGGGTGAGACTGTGAGAAACAGGGAGAGAGGATGAGCTATATTATGACTCACCCTGAACAAggtttttaattttcatctcTACCCTGCTCAGTACTGGACATTACAGAGGTCTTTCTGAGATGCATTTCTCAAATTTACAAATGTTTACAATACACAAAGGCCTTTAAATATACCAGCTGGCAAAAACTAGTCTGCTTGTTTAGACTGGATTTGCTGCATTTGAAAGATTGCTGTTGTCTTTTTATAAATAAGGCTGTTTCTCAGTACTCATCACACAGGAATGTTTTACTAACCGACAACAGACAGGCAGTACTGCATTGTCCCTTATTCTTTGACCTGCAGATAATGTTCTGTCTACAATAGTCCCTTTATAGAGCTGGCAGGAGAAATTGAGGCGTGTTCACTGAGTGATGTGGGACTCTCCCACACAGTCACTAGAAGCTAGAGACCAGATGTCTGTAGATTAGCAGTGTAATAAAAAGGCTCCAAATTGTAAACCTGTTCTTTAAGGTtattggaaaaagaaaaggtcacACCTGCACTGATATCAAAATTTCACTGCAATCAAAACATTATCTATTTAAAGAAATTTGTGGTTTGGGGTTAGTGTACTCTTTTCATGAAtagcaaaataattattttttgtttcacagTTTAATAGTATTTGTAAACCTTCAAGGAGTAACACAAACCCTGAAAATCGTGTTTTTAATGACATACAGAAGTTGTTTAACTCCTAAGGACAGACACACATTGTTGTACCAAGCAGAGCATCTTGATATGTCTTAATAATTGtatggaggggatctttaaacatcaaatctatttttaaagGTCTGTCACACTGACATCCTATGTATGCATCTAACTGAAATAAACGCACTGCTCACAATGCACTGAACACTTATGCAGACAGCAGTCTGTAAGCTGACTCTATATTGGGGGCTGTCATATGTCATTAACTGAAACTTCTGGCTGCCATTTATGTAGTGAATTGCTCATTATGCTGCATATGAATTATGTGTGTAATACAGGAGTATGTATAACTATGTCCAAGCAAAGATCATATAATATGACTGATTGACACTCTCTTAACTGGAATACTGTGCATgtactacagtatgtgtgcaggtgtgtccTCAACTCAAGTCACTAAGTAGTCAGTTATTTAAACCCTGAAATAacaaaggtgcagtgtgtaggattaagTGGCATtcagcggtgaggttgcagattgcaaaaaaaaaaaaaaaaaccctccccCTCCTACTCCCCTTcaaagtgtgtaggagaacctacggtggcagTGAAACTCGCAAAtaacatgaaaggccctctctagagccagtgtttggtttgtccattatgggctactgtagaaacatggtgttGCAACATGCTGGTCTCCGTGGaaggggacccgctccctatgtggatataaagggctcattctaaggtaacaaaaagacaatgtttgaaaacaattgattttcaggtgattatactctaattaaaacatactaatgaatattttattccattccTGCCAAGTTCATtttgctagatgccactaaattctacacactgcacctttaaaagatTCTCTCTCTTGTCTTAAGGCGTTTTCACAATTGGGTTAATTCAAGAGATTACCAAGAGTTTCAAGTGAACTTTGGTACAACTAAAAGTCCAGTGCTAAAGCCCCATGGGAAGGTCTGCTACTGAAAGATCACAAGACAGTAAGCTAGTAGCTGGAGAACTAGCTAGCTTCTGATACTGCCTATAACTTTGACCTGAGATGGCATTTTGCTCTGCCTCTTTCTGGCCTGACTGTGccctttgtcttttttctagctgatttcttcatctctgtcttGAAGAAGAAAAGCCCCTTTCACAGCCTGTTTGTTGAAACATGAAGCAACAGCAATGGAGAGTAACACAAGGGATGATGTCACAGTCACAAAGGGAATTCACACCAATAGCTGTTTAGCAGCCTTAAGAGTAGATcacaaaagaaacagacaaatgtATTGTACAAGGCAGTCAATGAATTTTTTGGCACACATGGATCCTTGatacttgtgtgtttttgtctaaaGAAATGTTGAGAAACAATCATATCTGAACAACAgacaatgttaaaaaatgattacaATTAATAATTGTATGAAAATCACATGTAAGGCTATTGGAAAAGGAAAAGGTTACAAGGAATTTGACAAAACTGAATTACAAAATCCATTGCAACAACAAAGCGAGAGGATGACCAAGGTGTTCCTTGAAAGGTAAGATCAACTTCTTCCTGAGCTCATCTAAATCAGACTATTTGACTAGTCCCCCCCCTAAATCACTGGGAAAGAGGTTTCTCCCAGCATAATTAttgacctggaaatgtgcacaaTACGTCACCttgaggatgaaaaaaaaaaaaaaaaaaaaaaatcaacaagaaaaataaactacatGAGAAACTGGTTTAGGGAAGTAAGTCTATACCCACAGTAGACCTGTATGGTGAAGGGCAGGATCTTTTCTTTCGACAGGGCTACACTGGTGACGACACACTGGACTGAATGCTGGTTGATTTCTCTGGTGGGTACCCCAAACAGCGAGCTGACTGTGGTGGTCGTACCGTTGTCATGGTGGGTAGAGTTGGTTATTGGCTTCACCTTTTCTGTCAGAGTATCAATTTGCCACTTCACCTCTGCAGGAGGCCGAGACCCTGCAGCCATGCAGGTAACAAGGGAAACCTCTTGATTACCCAAGGTAGGACGATTGTCCTTCAAGCTTGTGATGGGAGGCACTAGGGGAGTTAACGTACATAATTAAGTCAACATGCAAGCaagaagataaaaacaagacattctctctttctccctctctctctctctctctctctcacacacacacacacacacacacacacacaaaatacagatcattttaacacaaagtTTTGTCATACCAAGAAGGTTTAGATGTATCTCTGTCTTGTAATTTCCACTGGGGAACAAAGTGAAGATGCATGTGTAAACACCTTCATCCGAGAGTGAGACATCGGATAACTGGATAGATCCATTGAAGTCAGTAATGCTCCCAACAAATTGAAATCGATCATCCTTTCCATTGTGAAAACGTGGTATACCTGTGTCAGTGATTGtaaaaaaattaacaatttgtggttttccTCTGGTATTCTTCTGCCAGGAAATCTGTGTCAGGCTTTCCTTTGTGTCAGTGAGTTTGCAGGGTAAGATAGCTGTCTCTCCTTGCACCACAGTTATTTCTCCTCCAGTCACCTTGACACCTGTAAGGTACATAAAATCTTATCAGGCAATCAGatcacaaacatacataaaaacaaacatggatgcAAACATTCACACCAGGCCTGAACAGAACAGACCTGAGCTAGACTTACTAGTTCTTCTCACTGGTGcctgaaaaaacacacttcCACCAACACAAGTGCTTGCCTTTTTCTGAacagatgacagaaaaacaatcagcaaCCATTTTGGTAATACATTGTTTCAGttctttttcaagcaaaaatagtgaaaaatgccagtcATTCtctggttttagcttctcagATTAgaggatttcctgctttttgttgtcatatatcattgtaaactgaaatctttgggttttggacttatgtttgaataaaacaggacatttaAAGACTCTCTTTGGACTCTTGGCATTTTTTCACTAATTTTTAATCAgttaactgaaaaaataattggcagattaagcgataatgaaaattattgttagttgcagccttaaaacTGCGCAGAATCCCATAGCCTATAGAAAAAGGTTGAGTTGACTCtaaacaagtattttttttcctctttgttctgtatgtttgtttgtgtatgtctgtaAGTCTTTTCTATAAATGTCAGAGGTATACAGCATGTGAGCCACTTAAGAGAAAAGCTCTTTTATATGGCAAAGATgctgattttcattttattcaggAAACTCATGCATGTTCAACAGATGAATCTGATGATATGGTTTTCCAATGGCAGTAATCTGACAGCAGGGTTCGCTATTTTAAAGGATACATTTAGAGgtcaaatattacacagtgaAAATGTCTTGGAGATGGATTATTTTAGTTGTAGATATAAATCACAGTCAATTTATTCtgattaaagatcccctccagacagtTATTAAGACATACAGAAACACTCTGCTTGTAGCacaaatgtgtgtctgatattaTTTCCACAAAAGAAGTATAATTActatgttaaaatccttaaaatttcatctactccttctccctcattaaaaattctgaatctataaatatatttcatttcagaagtttaactgctggacacaagatgtctcctacttttCCTATAATAAAAAGTTAATTCTTAGTGTTTgcgcactggaggcttcaagtttccacatcacacttgcacaagttgaatattggaccagaattGGCTTCAAAAATGGttgagaaaaacagaagagcacaaacaaaattgctaaacaatttaaaattatgtacaacacaagcttttttttttttttttttacagtttagaTAATACACTAACTGACAAATCAAGCTCTTAATGAAACACACTGTTCCGAATGTACCAAacttgtaaaaagaaaacaaaagactcAAGAATTAACAATTTGTACATCTGAACCAGATTGATGACAAACATCAAGAGTAAGTGGAAAATAGATGAATGTGGAAACAGCCtttcagtgtcaaactctgcacaaacatcattctgaacagataagctcaaacatccaactgagggaacaagaagaaaacatttttgagtggaagagGACTTCAATATACCAACAATAAGTTTAGAAACTCTGCATTGTCCAAAATATTGAGGCAAAAGTCCCTCCTCTATTTAGTTTATCCTTCGACTTAAGTAATATCATAAGGTGATTTTTAATACCGTTTTGTGACAAGAATACAGATTGATGGCCTCCAAGGAATACTACTACTGACTGTGAACTTACATACGTGTACGAATGGGATTCTTGGATATTTGGAGATAGAAAAATCCTCAGAAGAATAAATGTTAGAAATAAGAATTTCTAGTTACAATCACATATTAATTTCTGGCTCATTTCTAGTGAtcttgttttcactttcatccgctgacagtggaaagtttctctgtgttcactgaAAATCTAAGGGGTGGGTCTATGAACAGTATTTAGGACATCAAAAACTATTTTGGCTGGTTTAATATCCAACTTTCACATGTGTGACGTGGCAACTttaagcctccagtgcacaaacactgagaactgactttacagtgaagtaggagacatcttgtctCCGACAGTTcaatttatattaaatgtatATAGATTCAGGATTAGGAATAATGAGtagatgttattttaagaaataatgtttttgtggaaaaactatatcagacacaaattattattcaaagtagattATTTTAAAAGTCACCTTTCATAagaataaatgcagtggagaaGTGTTAGGGTTTCAGGGTTTGAAGATGAATATGGATAAATATCTTATTACCAATTAAAACTTATAATTGAACAGATTGTCATGAAATGCGGAGCAGGTGGACTCGAATGCAACAAAGGAAGCAGGGCGGGGCTAACGGcttgatgcagggcaggtgtacTAAAAACATGTGCCAACCAGCTAGTTGAtgttattactgacatttttaacatatcaCGGTCACAGTAGAGTGCTCCCACCTGCTTCAAGACAGCCACCATCATCCCTGTGCTGAAAAAGTTTGCGTCTATGTCTAGTCTAAACAACTACCGCCCTGTAGCACTCACACCTATTctgatgaagtgctttgaaaaCTGATTCTCAAGCACATCAAAGACAACATCCCAGACAGCCCGGACCCTCACCAGTTTGTATACAGAACCAACAAATCCACAGAGGATGCCATCTCCACTGTCCTCCACTCAGTTTTCGCACACcttgaaaataacaacacctACATCAGAATGCTGTTTGTTGCTTTCAGCTCAGCATTTAATACAATCTCCCCCATAAAAGTGATTAGAAAACTTAGCACTCTGGAGGCAAAGACACACACCCCTGTCTACATCAGTGAAGCTGAGGTGGAGCAGGTGAACAGTTTTAAGTTCTTGAGTATCAGCATCACAGAGAACCTGTCATGGACATCACACATCTCCAccccagtaaaaaaaaaaagttcagaaaCAACTGTACTTCTTAAGGAAACTTAAGAAGGCAAAATTCCAATCTACTGAGCATCAATGATATCGGTGAGGTGACAAGCATGCATAGAGCCCAAAGGATACTAGTAGACAATACCCACCCCAACCACAGcctgttcaccctgctgccaTCTGGCAAAAAATACAGAAGTACCCACTGTCGTACCACCAGACTACAGAGCAActtctttcctcaggctgtgagactCCTCAATTCACCCTCCTCactacaacataaaaaatagttttgtttttgtgacttgtTGTTTGTTGGTCCATTTGTGTGGTTTCTATTTTTGTGAGTGGCACTGGGGGGCTACAGACTACACATAATATAAAAGATCTTGAATTTTGAATCTAAAGGAAAAgcctggcttttttttttataagactCACTATTTTAAGAGTTCTGTTCCATTACTGTGGCTCCATGGCAGGCTAACTGTCAAGCTAACTTTATCTGTGTGTCTGGAAACAGACTCCCACAAGACACTTCAGCCACATGTCTTTTCCTGTTTGGATTACTTTTGTCTCTGAACTTGAACTTTTGACCGTGTTCAGGGAATTAAGATGGAAGAACTGTGAGAGACCTTTACAAAAATACCTATTTCAGTTAATCACCCTTTTTATTCATGGTCACCTTTGTTTTGGAGTGAACCcgtttatttaaaagcttagcatttataatgtaagaaataaaagtgtggcAGCATTGTTTTGtccacttacagtgttcattttttgtctcttcatacatgacaacatatggaaaaacattttaaaactacggttattctatattttgtattttactcCGATGATAAGCGGCTGAGTCACCATGAAGCTTATGACAataaaaggagggaaagaaatcTAAGGAAAGGATGAACTTGTCATTGGCAAAAGTCAGAcgtgtttgaaacagctgtactgtattctGAAACAGTCTGTAAAATTgagtaaatagtgaagctgtctgtttcattactttatattcatgtaggctaataaatatacaaatgtcaattagatggtattctgcatgagaaatgaagaaaaaaatcggTTGTAACAATTATTAGCTCATAGTGATATTTGACCCAGACATACATGATCAATATAAGCAGCTTCCACTGTACTTATATCCTTCTCCAGGTTCTTCATCTCCAACTACAGCTTcttaatttttaactttgaatGATGCTTGTAAGTCAAACAGACATCCTACAAAAGAgcaaatgtgtcaaagagtagCTGATTATGTAGCTGGTAAGTTTGTTCTCCTGAGTTGCCTACACCATAATTTTTACATAGCctacatctgatattatctagCTTCTGATAATATAGCCACAGTCAGTGATCTGAATGTTCATATTCATACTGCCGGTCCGAGGGATCAAACCGTCAACCACCTGGACACAAGTTCGTTCCTCTATCCTTGAGGCTATCATTAGCTTCCTACATGGCTATGTATAATTTATCCTTTTAATCTGTCAGCAATTTTTTGACAAGTCATCTCCTTTGCTTTGTTAATTGCAGCAGTATTGCCCTTTTTGGTGATGACTCcattatattcttcatatagtttcatcagcagggtttgttctgctgctgagaagAGCATCGCTCTAGTGTTCCCTTCTTTTTGTGACATAGTATCTTCTTTACGACAATCAACTGTTCTGGGCTGCTTGTGTACTCTGCACACGCACGGTGCAAGCTTATTCAAGCCTGGCTAGAGTTAGCGTTGACTAGACACGGCTAAGCTGCTTTAGTGGAACGGCTTGAGCCTCAAGTGAAAGTTAATTCTGTTGATTCAGTTAATTCTGGCCAGGCTTTTTCAAGTAAGCACAGCTTTCTTTAGCTGTGTGATGGAATACCcctcaaaaaacacaatactcaaAATACAACCCAGCATACATTAATCCATCcaacaataaacatgaatataaatccAAGTACACAACACCATAAGCTAACCAATAATGCAAGGCAGTCCTTCG
This genomic interval carries:
- the si:ch211-214p13.3 gene encoding nectin-3-like protein isoform X1, which translates into the protein METYSLSLSFSGTSYYDNLSACCVLMSCNLLFVISASILVRDTQGVKVTGGEITVVQGETAILPCKLTDTKESLTQISWQKNTRGKPQIVNFFTITDTGIPRFHNGKDDRFQFVGSITDFNGSIQLSDVSLSDEGVYTCIFTLFPSGNYKTEIHLNLLVPPITSLKDNRPTLGNQEVSLVTCMAAGSRPPAEVKWQIDTLTEKVKPITNSTHHDNGTTTTVSSLFGVPTREINQHSVQCVVTSVALSKEKILPFTIQVYFSPMEVSISGSDNSFQCVTEANPPANFTWSRSDGSWPQSAVRAEGAVLHLSSMTSDLNGEYQCEASNSYGRKHGRLYLHVISGGCSACWTLFVLLILSGAAAAVWYFYKSGKFWRTTDRQAVPTTSGSPDGARGAEETVDLRTQAEAKER
- the si:ch211-214p13.3 gene encoding nectin-1 isoform X2; this translates as METYSLSLSFSGTSYYDNLSACCVLMSCNLLFVISASILVRDTQGVKVTGGEITVVQGETAILPCKLTDTKESLTQISWQKNTRGKPQIVNFFTITDTGIPRFHNGKDDRFQFVGSITDFNGSIQLSDVSLSDEGVYTCIFTLFPSGNYKTEIHLNLLGSRPPAEVKWQIDTLTEKVKPITNSTHHDNGTTTTVSSLFGVPTREINQHSVQCVVTSVALSKEKILPFTIQVYFSPMEVSISGSDNSFQCVTEANPPANFTWSRSDGSWPQSAVRAEGAVLHLSSMTSDLNGEYQCEASNSYGRKHGRLYLHVISGGCSACWTLFVLLILSGAAAAVWYFYKSGKFWRTTDRQAVPTTSGSPDGARGAEETVDLRTQAEAKER